Proteins encoded together in one Perognathus longimembris pacificus isolate PPM17 chromosome 8, ASM2315922v1, whole genome shotgun sequence window:
- the Noto gene encoding homeobox protein notochord → MPSPAPPQSDPADARALSGPPGCSLGSQSPGLPRCPWDLSPPRAPCRLESFSIEAILARPDPCAQSSSLPPVTGCVAWSPWATLPWCPAPALRWTYQAAATWLPTYLNAGIYPLYPQPTVPQMHMAHFCDLVPTKALQEPERHPKRVRTMFNLEQLQELERVFSKHHNLVGKKRAQLAARLHLTENQVRIWFQNRRVKYQKQQKLNLPATSAITASLDEPTSSSDSSIQREDAKSGSDS, encoded by the exons ATGCCCAGCCCAGCGCCCCCGCAATCCGATCCCGCGGACGCGCGGGCCCTATCCGGGCCCCCAGGCTGCTCTCTAGGGTCCCAGTCCCCGGGGCTCCCGCGCTGCCCGTGGGACTTAAGCCCGCCCCGCGCTCCCTGTCGCCTGGAGTCCTTCTCCATCGAGGCCATCCTGGCGAGGCCCGATCCCTGCGCGCAATCCAGCTCCCTGCCGCCAGTCACCGGGTGCGTGGCTTGGAGCCCCTGGGCCACTCTCCCCTGGTGTCCAGCCCCAGCTCTGCGTTGGACTTACCAAGCGGCAGCAACTTGGCTGCCCACCTACCTGAACGCGGGTATCTACCCACTGTACCCCCAGCCCACGGTGCCCCAGATGCACATGGCACACTTTTGCG ACTTGGTACCTACCAAGGCTCTTCAAGAACCTGAGAGACACCCGAAGAGGGTTCGAACTATGTTTAACTTGGAGCAGCTGCAGGAGCTGGAGAGAGTGTTTTCTAAACATCATAATCTGGTGGGGAAGAAGAGAGCCCAGCTGGCAGCCAGGCTCCACCTCACTGAGAACCAG GTGAGGATCTGGTTCCAAAACCGCAGGGTTAAGTATCAGAAGCAGCAAAAATTAAACCTGCCAGCCACATCTGCCATCACTGCCTCCCTGGATGAGCCCACCAGCAGCTCTGACAGCAGCATCCAGAGAGAAGATGCCAAGTCAGGATCAGACAGCTGA